In the Pseudorasbora parva isolate DD20220531a chromosome 5, ASM2467924v1, whole genome shotgun sequence genome, CTGTCCTGGccctaatattaaaaaaattctatCCATTTAGAGGGggcataatttaaatgtattgaaattaataaggaATCTGAGTAAACTtcaagtatcatttggtgaTCTCATTGCCGGGTCGAGTGTACTGGTTTtcggtaatcaaaatatggtccccctaactctgcagaaagttcaacttctgcgcactgtgaccctcagcatgcgctgaccccgctccgggattttacgtggcctattGTTCCCAATcacttccactttgttataatcccactaacagttgagcgtggaatatttagtagtgatgaaatgtcaggaatggacttattgcacaggtggcaacctatcacggcaccacgcttgagttcactgagctcctgagagcgacccattctttcactaatgtgtagaagcgtctaaatgcctagtgcttgatttatacacctgtggccatgaagtgtctgaacacctgaactcagtgatttAAAGGGACGTCCTAATACTCAATATAGGCTGTGTCCGAAAACCTTGGCAGCTAAattgttgcctcgctgcctaaTGAGACAGtggcttgtaaggcagcgttttgtgcataaaggcacctcacaaaactgatGTCGGACAGACTTCttaggcagtgtaacagtttaatgatctacagcaaaacagAGCAAGCTTTGGGGAGAcctaaacattaaaacaaatactttattactacattagtaatttctcgctagaaatgacatcaaaggtggaaaatattggtaaaaaaaaaccatacatttacaaacaaactgaccagcaaacgcaactttcggacACCATCTTTTTCCCCAGCTCagctgtcactgaatggaaagcacaggattgtgggatatcaaaggcagtgaaggatacatgtatgctgccttcaaaactcgatcagatgaaggtatctcaggagacaggaagtgtcCTCCAGAggagcattttccaggtttctgaTGCAGAGCCatagtgtgtgtatgtctgaATTAAAAGTATAGTTTAGGCGTTAGTTTATTAACATTGGGTAAACATATTAACACTGTGAGCTAGATGATTGCGTGATCACAACCTCTGTGCAAatgcaatattatttattaatacagATGGATATAGGTgacatacattatataaaatacaGACAATATATTATGCATTATACTGCTACAAAACAGAAGCGACATAGTCAACGCACGGCATGCTATAGTACTAAATTGAATGATATAATGTGTGCACAGAGAAATTAAACACCAAAAATTCCTTGCATGGTTAATACTGACAGATAAATGCAGTGTAATGAACCTGTCAAGCTAGATTGAAGAGTTGttattttaagacttttttCTTAGGTATTGCGCAGCTGTAGTGAGAGCATTTCAGGAGTTCCCTCTTTTTGCCTTTCTGCACCTAAACAGAGATCTGATTCGCTGTCGACACTGAGACGAGCCGTAGTAGTACAGAAGGGGATCCAGAAAAACACTTGCGCTCCCCAAACACACAGCCAACATGTAAGCAGCATATGATGAAACTCCCACCTCAGTGTTTCCTCCAGTAGCTAAATTAACACAGTGGTACAACCGGATGCCATTGGTTGGAGCAAAACACACCACAAACTCAAACAGCACAGCAGAAGCCATAATCACAGCTTTCCTTTTGATGCCTGAAGGTGATGATGATGCTACGCGTTTAGACTTTGCACTGAGTACATATATGATAGTAAAGTAGCTCACTAAGGTGATGACCAGCGGCAAGAAGTAGTAGAGGCAGGAGAGGATGGAGAACTGGTAGACATACTGCAGCACCGAAGAGTCGTTTTGGAGCAGTACATCTCGACAAGTGACGCCCACATCCTTAATGTTGACTGTTTGTCTCATTGAGAGAAGTGGCACAGTACCAGCGATCGCCATCAGCCagaccagcacacacacacacgaggctTTCCTTGTGGTCCTCCAGGTTAGAGAGGCGATGGGAAGCGCCACAGCCAGCAGTCTGTCCACACTTATGCACATCATCAGCAGTATGGAGCAGTACATGTAGCAGAAATAAGCTGTACTGAACACACGGCACGCCACCTCACCGAACACCCAATCTGAGTTGTTCAGCCGGTAGTAGATCTTCAGAGGCAGCAGAAGGGTGAAGAGCAGGTCCACACAGGCCAGTTGAGACATGTAGATTACAGCTGGTTTCTTTACTTGAATCTTACAGAACATCACCACGGCCAAAGCGTTCAGGGGCAAACTAATGAGGAGGACGAAGATGTACCATAACGGCATGGTGCGTGAGATAATTAAGCCTTCGAGAAACAAAGCAGAATTTAATGAGAAGTTCCCTATATTTAGCTCTGGGATTTCTATTGTAAAGTTGTAATAAAACCCATAATCTAATGGTTCATGAGACATGAAGTATGCTTCTATCCTAGATGAAGTAAGTCCAGGGCAGTCAGAATCTGTAATCAGAACAAAACACAATGAGTGAAGgtcatataattattaaaaaagtaaGCATGAGATCCACCCCTAAACATTACAATCGCTGGGGTGTTAGCGGATCATACAAAAActttacaaattaaatgtatgcatttatgCGAATAAgccacagattctgcaaaacgGAAACAGTTTTGTCGTGAGATTGTGTTGCATATTACTCTTGGTACTGTGCTGTTGAAGAGTTGGAGGGTTAGGGCTGGTTCTGTAGTAAGATCAAGCACCCTCAAGCGGGCCGCAATTCAGGAACTGATATTGTTCATCTGTTTTGAATGGAAGCCCGTttctatggaagcccgtttatatagatttgttaaaataaaataaaaaataaaaagagtaattgcgactttttatctcagaattctgactgaGAAAAGGTTATTTTAGCTTGAGTGCCGCGTTTATAAAGCCGTGTCATGCACGATACTCTGCAAATGTATGGAAGAGATACGAGCGCCACAGTCTAATGGTCTGGGGCGAtgtttataattataaatatatttagcaATATAAAAGTATAGCGCAATAGAATTAAAAACACATCCTGTGTGGCAATTGCTTATTTCCACGCAATTAAAGTTTCATTCATTGCTACAGTAACATGTAGGCTTCCATTCTGTTTTCTTTTCAAATTATCACTCAACAGTagaaacattaaaatgtaagcaatttatttaaagtgaaaagataaaaaagtaatttaatactatctatctgtctgtctgtctgtctgtctgtccgtccgtccgtccgtccgtccgtctgtctgtctatctatctatctatctatctatctatctatctatctatctatctatctatctagttaatcatccatccatccatccaaactgtacccccccccccccccgcccagTTGATACTGTACTAATATATtgataaattttttttaaacaaattaaactttaaaacaaagtttattttatttattttccaccatcatttgcaaataaattcttaaaAAATCCGACCACGTGATTTCCTGGATttctttttctcattctgtttctTATAGTTGAAGTTTCATCATATTTTACCTAAGATGAAAATTATAGGTACACTTAGAGTGAACATATTTAGAGAGTTTGCTAACCGTTTTGTTTTCAGAGAGTTTAAAGTAACTGAGAGAGGTACACAGGTacacctctctcatctttttaagtgggagaacttgcacatttggtggctgactaaatacttttttgccccactgtacatATAAATGCTGGATTCACTCTGCAGAAATATGACAAGAAGACAGCAATGTAAAAGCAGactgattaaaaaaattcacagctaaatattttttaaattcttgaAATTACAATTATTGGTAAAAtgaatgacttgtaaataatcTTAAATGTCTTACTGTAAACTACTATGTAGGAGCCGTTGCTTAGCGTACAGATCTTTACTGGACCATCCTCAGTCATTTCAGAAGCTTTCGCCTTAGTGGTTTCATTCAGGTACTGGACATCTGGAACATGGTCAGAATAGTCCGAATCTGTGatcaacacaaaaaaacaaaaaaaaaccttagtGAAAGCTCTCATAATACCACCAGAGAATAATAAGGAGAACCTGGACACATCTGAGAAAAGGCTTTCTTTGCTTTTTATCCAATACAAATTATCGCAGGCCTACTGATACTGTGTGGCTGTGTCCCagtttaaagccgcacttggctacttttgctctcggggtccccctacagtttggaaaaaataatgtcctcaactactgtaagatctgtcatcctacaacaggggatgccatcgggcgtgcatttgttgacatgacagccctgatagccctgaactagtgatgcgcggttcgtctcataacccgcggaccccgtatgtctgtttaatggtcgcgggtgcggggcgggttgtaaaaatatatacagtgatgcggggcgggccaaataacttgatataaataacataaaagcgtcccgcgggacggtgcagcactaacagttcccctgaacactgcaggaggagttcacatgcaggtgttcttctggcggcgcgtgtgaaatgtcttcatcccaggtacagtcagtggcatatgtttccgcatgtcatatgaatataatttcatgggttttatttttttcaaacgccaaataatcacgatgctcacgtttacaagccagcgtcattatagtagtctattggttagcgttttacagaatctatgatacttcagttcaatgtttgagtggtcggtaatcaccataacaaccaggacagcatcggtcgggcacgcctccttcagctcacgccgacgagcaaacgctggtcacatgttgatcctcgtcctgcctttaatcacatcactttttcgtttcctcttattgctttcctccaacaaaaccttttctttcttatttgtctgtgctgcttcggacatgactatattatccgacgaacaaagttgggctcgcacgtctgaatttaaggaagtgtgtgtgttggtggaagtgacgtatatgccgtaaaacagtcgaattttgtagttctttttgttctcgggttactacccgaaacccgaagtttaaaagtacgattaaaaacgatacagaccccatcaggctatggcagacatgtcattcaacctattgtaagtcgatttatcatcacaagagtcctaaaaaatatattttgaaggttgaaaagttacctagtgctgcttttaATGCTGCATCCGAAGGTCGGCCCGAGCGTTGTTAAAGGGGACGGTCTAGCCTACAGAGAACTGTTCTTGTCGCCTAACTCTGACAGCTGCCGTTGGTGAGTGACAGTAACATTTGTACTAGACTTTTTTGAAAGttatattaaactgtaatatataaaacaaaatagcgAACTCTCTAAATATGTTCACAATCATAAAGAGTATAAACTATATATAATCGCATCTTAGAAATATCAGttcagtttagttttgttttatggcgcacatttaaaaactgtaaataGAAACGCAGATAAAAATGAGGACAGTTCAAGTGTTAAAGGAACACACCACCATTTTCATAAATAGGGCTTATTTCttacttctttcctacatttagatatgcaCTTTTTGtgtcagtgcatgcattgttttagtttagcagggtcgccgctagcttagcttagcataataaaTGGAATTtcatgttgccagctagcatgtcccgagtaaaagtgatccaaaacataaaaaaacacctAATTGCTTCTTGTGGCCTGTGTATTCACAACAAATACAAACAGCGATGCAGATTcagactaggcgatttcctaggcagatattgacttgggactatattatggggaagcacaggcaaagcacggctctcatcctcacgtcctccggCTGTTGAGTGATCGCAATGagttgcgtgatatctctgcttcgcctgtgcttccccataatatagtcccaagtcaatatctgcctaggaaatcgcctagtctttatctgcatcgctatttgtactcgtgaatacgcaggccacaagaagcaaggtgagtttttttttttggatcacttttactctaATCTGCATCGCAAGTaaaggcatctttacacagcaAACGCGGTACAGAAACCGATTCTGAAGGCGGCATAAAAtcccaaaaatgtgcatttacacaGACCGTTTAATCCTTCTCTGAAGCGGCATACATTCATTTACACAGGAATTAAAATCGCGGGTAACAATGCgttgaatattatttaaaactacagttttaacaaagttttataaattaatttaaaacaaataatgaaatgtataaaaatagacctaaaataaaaatacggaattttaaatagttttgttCTGCCTGCTATAAAGTGCTTTTGATGTTCGGCATAATTCTGTAGGTCTAGCCTTCTGTAATTCTGCAATTCTTCAATTGTAGGCTACGgtatagttattttatatttcttaataaaattgTGCCTGATTGACAATGCTATAAAGTAagtatagcctacattattacCGGTGGTCCAAAGTTTTTTTCAAAGAAACAGAAAGTCACTAGAGCATTCACAACATGTAGGCTACAGGGGCGTCGCATCTGTGGGGGATACACCCACTCTTTTCTCGGTGACAGGTTTCAACACCGCTCTTTTTCTGCAGTTTTGCAAAAACACCAGCTACTGCAGTCGCTCCCCCGTTTCTCTGGCCGCTCTGTGTCTGCGCTCGCAGCGGCTGCTTCCCCTTTAAATATGTTGTTGCATTGTGAAAAGTTTCGGTGCATAGGACGGACCTGTCCGCGGTCGCTCTCCGTGGTTCTGACCAAAGAAGAGCGATCTGGAATCTCCATTATCGCACCAGGCTGCATACCCCATCTCTCTGtgcccatagactgtaaaagtgGTCAGGAATGTAATATCTCCCCAAAACAAAGTTTAGTTCTCAGCTCGTATAACATGAGCCCGAATATTTGACAATTCTGTATAATTGTGAACAGAAAAACGTTACACACGTCAATCCATTAGCTACTGACGATTTTTGTTCGCGTCTTTattaaataggcctatataGCCTACAGACAGTTAggctatttaattaaaaaataatgttataggctaatatttaaacatagcctaactatgACATTATAGTTTACTTTAACCCTTTGTCCAACGAAATTAAGCGCCGGCGCATTCCGTTCCTTTATGACAGCGGGAACATTCACTCTGTATTTTTTTGCCACATGATACAGATAGCCTAGGtgatatacataattataaactatacatTTTCTACTTTTATGTCACAATAACAAACAAAGGCCGTGGATTCTGGGAATATTGTTTATGCACTTCAAAATTTCCAAACGCTgtcttaattcatttttttttttattaggctaataaaaaatgttcaaaagcatttctaaattcagtaatTATTTCCAAAAAACGAATTTTcgagccaaaataacgaaatgGTAAAAACTACCACCATGCAAATTAAATTTAGCCCTTCTGTCGCTAACCCGACTGGGGAACGGTAATAAGCTAAATGTTCTAAATAAATATGCACATAGTCTAATCataatgataattaaaaaatacacaactttaaataaacaaaaatattctACAATGTTGCTTATAGACAAATTACAACAATCCCATAATGATTGAGTAGCTTGGCTATAGCCTATTTCAATTTGTTAAGCTGCACTATGCCTAAGggaaaaatccaaacttcagtCTATTTAACGACATGTATGGACAGTAGGACAATATATCAGAAAATATCAaatctaatataaaatatcctTCTCTCAAAGAGATTATAATACTGGGTTGCAGTGACGCCGACTGGGTACAGCATTTACCGTTTCTGAGGGGAAATGTTGCAGTGCGTTGATCTTGCCTGTCTTTTCAAAGGAAAATTACAATCGGCGAACACTACAGTGGTTAGCTTGACGATGTGAGTACAGAAAGCATTTACTTTAATTCCTCAATGGTTTGTCTTCTTGCTGCTTCTTGATTCTCGCGACTAGCTGGCTGACAGGCGGTTGTCATGACAATGATGTAGTTTAAGGCGGCACAAGTTCGCgttcatttacactgaatcaaaaCCGCTTCTATGTCGCCTTTGATACTAGGGGCCGAGGTGGGTCAGACCCGGCATATTTTAAGTCTGCTTTAATGCGGCATCGCGTCTTTACACAGAATTTTGTGCAGACACAGACCCGCGTTAGACCCGCCTTAACTCggctgtgtaaagatgccttaatacggtggtggtggtggtgggggttTGTGATCagttttactcgggacatgctatctGCCCAcaatatctaaatgtaggaaagaagttgaataagctctatttctaaaaacggtggagtgttcctttaaaacaTGACTTCAGACAGAGAGGAAGTCGATCTGATATAAAGTTGGATCTTGTTCCACAGTGTGGGGTCTGCCATGTCGAAAGCTCGACTACCCCTTGATTTTAGCCGGGTTCTAGGTAAGTTATCtaatatagcctgacaagccagacccacatcgagatgtttggtctggaaactcaccattgacggctcaatccgaggggcggataaacggttgtctttcaaactccctctgcacgcgataggatagcgctaccaccaaccagagcaacgaaggtgaagcagagctccctgacagattaaacattcgccatatccggtcgctaaactccgaacacatcttccctttttaagaatgacttcagtgccgttctttgttcttttctcagagaaaagcttaactccaagtcttccagagtcgcggtcaaagctgattcgaaagaccgcccgccagtttctgtgtttactagaagcacgcaaacgcaactcggctgtcgtcattatggccccgcccgctgactctatacacgatatgtgattggcccgtccagattgtgaggaattcTTTCACAGTAGGCTACTAATCAGTAGCAGCATTCTGTTTCACTGCACTTCGTCACTCAGGAAAAAATCCTACAGAGGACAAACCTTTCACCGTTTTCTGGAGGATAAGGGATTACATGGAGAAGATTAAAAAAATTTCAGAAGGGTCCTGGTCGtaatttctgcattttactACAGAGACGAAGTTCGAAAGACTCAAGCAATAGCAAGACTGGGAcatgtcaagtcagctttatttagcgcttttacaataccgattgttccaaagcagcttcacggtgttaaactggacaatattgcaacaaaatttgattcggctgcagtcattctggagaaaacggtgatgttatcagcttattttaatctatcatatagtgtcaacgtggacagatcagtattatagttgatacagttaatttacatgtgggagatatgtgtatgtgtatgtttgTTACACACAGCAGGCAGAAAGTGAGTGAAACAGAATGCTGCTACTGATTACCGTATCGGAGTCcagcttccgggtttgtgtaccccacAACAGCGTTAGagtttcaaaatggccgccaggtgaataaggcgaatacagctcagaagggtattgagagttcctagacgacacttgctgGCAGATTCAATTTGCTGCCTCTAggttgcgtctagatttctagggcTAGGTATCTAACGTTTCAGGAGAAGTTTTGTTTCAGATCTAAGGCTTCTAGTGGGAGATATTAATGGAGTAAGTCCGACAAATAAGAAGGTGCTTTTGATCAGGACTGAGGTTGATTAACAGATTTACGCAAAAATAATGTATCTGATCCATTGTTACAGTTTAATCTATTGGATGTTTTCATCCCGAACATAACGAAAGGGTAGTGAATTTGAACAACACACAAGAGTTAAAGACAGTCTCACAGGTCTGGAACAACATGAGATGAGTAAACAattacaattttcatttttgggtgaactatcacttaaAGATAGACATCAAAATCACTTTTTATGCATATTGATCTGATAATCGACTTACCGTAATTGTTGGCAGTGCGCGTGTATGCAATTAcaactaaaattatgattattttAATTCCCATGATGATCTGCT is a window encoding:
- the LOC137075710 gene encoding proteinase-activated receptor 1-like; the encoded protein is MGIKIIIILVVIAYTRTANNYVLITASDYFDYGPDVQYLNETTKANASEMTEDGPVKICRLSNGSYIEVYDSDCPGLTSSRIEAYFMSHEPLDYGFYYNFTIEIPELNIGNFSLNSALFLEGLIISRTMPLWYIFVLLISLPLNALAVVMFCKIQVKKPAVIYMSQLACVDLLFTLLLPLKIYYRLNNSDWVFGEVACRVFSTAYFCYMYCSILLMMCISVDRLLAVALPIASLTWRTTRKASCVCVLVWLMAIAGTVPLLSMRQTVNIKDVGVTCRDVLLQNDSSVLQYVYQFSILSCLYYFLPLVITLVSYFTIIYVLSAKSKRVASSSPSGIKRKAVIMASAVLFEFVVCFAPTNGIRLYHCVNLATGGNTEVGVSSYAAYMLAVCLGSASVFLDPLLYYYGSSQCRQRIRSLFRCRKAKRGNS